The genomic region AAAATTTAACTGAGCTGGTTAAAGACTCTCTGACAGCACTTCAGCAACATGTCTGATGCACACTGTTCCTCGCTGCAATTAGCTTTTTAGGTTGAGTTTAGATCTCTCTAAGCAAGTGTCAGATAAAAAAACCTCTGCCAAGGCAGAGGTTTTTTGTTTTGAAGGCTATGCGTGAGCACTAACGGTTCTCAAAGCGATTGTAATCTAACAACCCGAACTCGATAGGTTGCGCTTGTTGATACCAGCGGTGTACACGGTCACTGAACGGCCAGAATTCGGGAGAACTGCGTCGTACAGCAAACTTGTCGAGTAGCTCCACGTAGTCTTCTTCCGTGTTCAAGTTCTGTAGCGTTTTAACCAAAGTCGGAATTTCACTCTCAGTTAATGATAGGTAAGCCGCTGGGTAGCTACCCACAACGCCACGTACGAGTGTTAAGTCGTCGTTGGCGTAATCACGGTTACCTTCTTCGTTAAACAGGCTCGAAATGTTGCTGTGAGCATTGTTGTGAATCATGGTAAACAGTTGATCTTGGCCATTTTCGCCTTCAATCATGATCATCACTAATTGAGGCACATGACGTAGGCCTTCTCCTTTAATCAAACTTACTTGATTCAGTAGTGCTTCATTCTTCTTACCAAAGCCTGTTTCGACAATATCAAAACGATTATCGAGAACGGGTTCCAGCTTCTCTTTGATCATATCCAGCAGTTCACGCTTAGGATCGGCCGTTTTGTACACCACGCTAGTCGGTTGATCGAAAGGGGCAATATTACGCTGCAAGAAATCGCTCAATTGTACACTCTGGTTTTGATACCAACTTGAGTGCTCAAGGTGGCGGACATCCTTAGGAAGAAGGGTTAAGAAGTTACTCTCGCCTTCAAGGCGTAAGAAATCCATGAACATACGGGTAATCAGTTGGTGGCCGAAGTTTCCATATACATCGAAGCCTGCAACAAGTAGGTAGTGAATACGCTCGAGCAGGGCGTAATCAAGGATCCACGCGGTTTTAGGTTGCGGCCCAACGAGCCCTTGCACAACTGAAGCGCTGTCAAAGTGCCTGAATATGGTCAAAGCAGCATTGGGGTTAGTACCATTTCCATCCCAAATGATACCAGTGTCTAGGTTTACACCGCTTTCAAACCATTTGTTTGTGAAGTCTGACTTAGCATTAAGGTATCGAGCTTGTTGCTTTGAATAACGCACCCAGTTGGACGCTGGGACTGTGTTACTTTCCAACTCGCTTGGGAGTTTTAGGTTTTTCTTTTGGCTCGCGTAAAAGGCGTTAATTTCCGGGACATCGGCTTTCTCTGGATCAATAAAGAAAACCCAGAAGCGGTCATTAATCACATTGAGCGCAAGTTGCCCACGACATACAGGCCCTTTTATGAACGCCATGATGGTGTTTTGCGCGTTATCCAGCATGAAGTTAAAACGAGAGTTAACAGGTAGAGCTTCAAACGAAGTCATTGGGTTGGCTGCAACATCAACTTCGTAGCTTGGCAGCTTGGCTACTGTGTAATTGGCATCAACAAACCAAGTGTTCCAGTTTCGAAGACGTTCTTCGTTGAGTGCGAAAGGCATGTGTGTCTTGTCAACGATTGTGCCTTGTTCTGGAATTAGGCGATAGTAAACACGTTCTACTTTTGGATCGTCGTAAGGGCGGCGAGTTGTAATGCGTTGTACTGCTTTACCTGGAGGCGTCGATGAACGAACAATAGTGAAGAAACGTGTTGGTTGAGCCAAATCAGAGAAATAGACGTGCGCCAGAAATAGGTGCTCATAAATGTAACGCGCTGAAAGTTGGCTTTTGTTGTCACTCTTATTAAGAAAGCTTTCGTAGACATTTACGAGTTCTTGTTCAGCATCACTTAGTGGAATATGGTCGTTCATCAAGGCGCCATTTTCTAGCCAGCTCAT from Vibrio gigantis harbors:
- a CDS encoding fatty acid cis/trans isomerase; amino-acid sequence: MNLKKLFILSLVSVFSGCAVYAGLNFDELFGEQQVRDRQTPIFSAQAQHFLNEVKPIIDNRCVVCHACYDAPCQLKMSSVEGIDRGASKALVYQGTRLTASAPTRLFEDALTTQEWRDADFHPVLNERMQNSTANLDAGLVSRMLIQKENHPLPDQTQLEGFDFSTDRDQQCPTIEEYAQYERDYPTWGMPYGMPNLDKSEYATLMSWLENGALMNDHIPLSDAEQELVNVYESFLNKSDNKSQLSARYIYEHLFLAHVYFSDLAQPTRFFTIVRSSTPPGKAVQRITTRRPYDDPKVERVYYRLIPEQGTIVDKTHMPFALNEERLRNWNTWFVDANYTVAKLPSYEVDVAANPMTSFEALPVNSRFNFMLDNAQNTIMAFIKGPVCRGQLALNVINDRFWVFFIDPEKADVPEINAFYASQKKNLKLPSELESNTVPASNWVRYSKQQARYLNAKSDFTNKWFESGVNLDTGIIWDGNGTNPNAALTIFRHFDSASVVQGLVGPQPKTAWILDYALLERIHYLLVAGFDVYGNFGHQLITRMFMDFLRLEGESNFLTLLPKDVRHLEHSSWYQNQSVQLSDFLQRNIAPFDQPTSVVYKTADPKRELLDMIKEKLEPVLDNRFDIVETGFGKKNEALLNQVSLIKGEGLRHVPQLVMIMIEGENGQDQLFTMIHNNAHSNISSLFNEEGNRDYANDDLTLVRGVVGSYPAAYLSLTESEIPTLVKTLQNLNTEEDYVELLDKFAVRRSSPEFWPFSDRVHRWYQQAQPIEFGLLDYNRFENR